A window of the Nibribacter ruber genome harbors these coding sequences:
- a CDS encoding carboxypeptidase-like regulatory domain-containing protein, whose amino-acid sequence MLLFLGTFTALSQRNLGNSRTSSYYTYVYQLTNQEAREVFTNGIYRVEPSYFHTVIDSFQTDWSYSRPLPVGHYLFTHAAGADLEFELKTQAGFQVKLLDNQRDLAVLVHDSLGNVIPTAQVKINKRTVPFDQATHTYRLANYKKGGLLTVQAESFTFYQPVTNGKRSAALWKKILFQRPIYYLWSPFRDIVQTARFGSPQGIVRSLFSLFNKDLRRNSKQQFKEYLVLNKPMYRPGDTVRYKAFITTYKGKPYKKPLAVSLYDYGKTKALGTVQPYRDGAYEGSFILHDSLKLTLDRQINLHLSAVGKKKKIISRANFKYEDYELKENNYSLRLQQEEHYAGQTNAVLLKGTDANGLTLPDARVELVVLTTAVKQSQLPSQFIPDTLWQHKQALNQNGETTIPLPPTIFPKAGITYKVQAAFLNASNERSTKGATGEYFYQQGHFRLTLKQDSLLAEYLEGEKSLTKQAILEIEGKDEETFKTQLLQLPALVPLHPYARAYLLKSVTPSPALSKHSDYLDLEDEQDQVQFYIDRKLDSLHLVLNNPRGLPFWYFIYRKNALVSRGQGTQQEWTKTLPLHGEEPFYVSLQYAWAGQIQQKELGAPFPKQELTVALQAPPVVYPGQQTSITLEVKDAKGKPASNVDLTAYALTSKFKNTSPPTVPFYGFYKGRKSLSEFKLTPLDDQTLEHSTLLSWQAWHQKLGLDSLIYYQALYPAQGQFTHYSSTKDSLTQLAPFVVDSGRLVPVHVVYLDQVPVYFSGNGVDAPYSFATTAGYHTLKLRTARHIITLDSVYLRERQKLTLVIDQRKNQNLLKEASKGKFTDLERNNLSQYLFEVEKTPHRGLVYLQQGNQVQRLPMHDSRGYMPYYANQRYGSVLVGPFRPDTMRFKELGHFSTVFTPEPNFLYRFEPGLLKMRERQILHPSYGLSLGYETLSNQILIQEALTEKKLKAVWEKQEEAFWQDRIYSFNPRYSSPPGKGKLVWRFDSTFIRKANPELVFLYKAGAPVDSIQIFAGTTTTLNAVAPGTYTLTLAYPDRQQLSTQLSIQANGALHLTFTSAQVKPAIAQSKALEKVVQQRILKEQQRQTEATQPAPPTVPVTTALTDGSSSYSFQVRGTVVDKESGDPLPGVTVLVKGTTVGAATDINGEYTIYAPSLGTLVFSYIGYVQQQIGIKGESRINAALAGDTRQLQEVVVTAYGESREKRTLSASVATVNNQLQGQVAGVRVTGGIQEIRGISSMYGNKAANALIIVDGLPFSGELKDIDPQSIASMTTLQGTDATSLYGAAGQNGIILITTKNGLKTANNMQNTAHSDQSSEEADEASIRSYFSDYAFWQPRLATDRQGKVTFPVTFPDNVTSWNAYVLAMDSKKRSGSTSTQIKSFKAMMATLSGPRFLIEGDRSQLVGKAVNYLPDTATVQVRFSLNGKDLMQKEVKLGRLHTDSLWIEAPAIAPDSVESLFMVRQANGYADGERRQIVVYKKGVVERTAQFLSLPTDTTLTLTFDARKGPVRLYAQSNLVQVMQDEINYLHRNEYWCNEQAASKLKGLLWKKRIQEGQGQPFAHDRMVRRLIKHLEKTQQPDGAWSWWTKGPTHVWISQHATQALIMAQQETYATNFKKEPLIEQLTYLVESKNGQDKVRALETLYLLKAKVDFAAYIPKLEKQTGITLEEQLRLTRLRQQLNMPAPLDTLQKYRQTTMLGGVYWGKENSSLFDNHISNTLLAYDILKATGNHSKDLRSIQAYLLNERRTGHWRNTYESARVLETLLPDLVKDKTPLQQNQVQLAGPLQGTFTRFPVDTTFTPGQPLTLRKQGSLPLYLSVSQDQWVAQPARVDKDFVVRTSFANSKTATATLEAGKPVELQVEVEVKGDASYVMIEVPIPAGCSYDAKTTWGRNESHREYFRNKVAIFSDHLKKGKYTFTIQLLPRYKGTYTVNPAKAELMYFPTFFGREGVKTVEVK is encoded by the coding sequence TTGCTTTTGTTCTTAGGCACCTTCACAGCACTTAGTCAGCGCAACTTAGGCAACAGCCGCACTTCCAGTTATTACACCTACGTGTACCAGCTCACCAATCAAGAAGCCCGGGAGGTGTTTACAAACGGCATCTACAGAGTGGAACCCTCTTACTTTCACACGGTAATAGATTCTTTCCAGACAGATTGGTCTTACAGCCGCCCGTTGCCGGTGGGCCATTACCTGTTCACGCATGCGGCTGGGGCCGATCTGGAGTTTGAACTAAAGACGCAGGCAGGTTTTCAGGTGAAATTGCTGGACAACCAACGGGATCTGGCGGTGCTGGTGCATGACAGCCTGGGCAACGTCATACCCACTGCCCAGGTCAAAATCAATAAAAGAACCGTCCCTTTTGACCAGGCCACGCACACCTACAGACTAGCCAATTACAAGAAGGGCGGGCTTTTGACAGTGCAGGCAGAGAGTTTCACGTTCTACCAACCAGTTACCAATGGAAAACGCTCTGCCGCACTCTGGAAAAAGATACTATTCCAACGTCCTATCTACTACCTCTGGTCACCGTTCAGAGATATCGTGCAAACCGCCAGGTTCGGTTCTCCGCAAGGCATTGTCAGAAGCCTTTTCAGCCTGTTTAACAAAGACCTTAGGAGAAACTCTAAACAGCAGTTCAAGGAATACCTGGTCCTCAACAAACCCATGTATCGCCCCGGAGATACCGTTAGGTACAAGGCCTTCATCACCACGTACAAAGGCAAGCCCTACAAAAAACCCCTGGCCGTTTCTTTGTACGACTATGGCAAGACCAAGGCGCTGGGCACCGTGCAGCCCTACCGGGATGGGGCTTATGAAGGTTCTTTCATTTTGCATGACTCTTTGAAACTGACCCTGGACCGGCAAATCAACCTGCATCTCTCAGCGGTGGGCAAGAAAAAGAAGATTATTAGCCGGGCTAATTTCAAGTATGAGGACTATGAGCTGAAGGAAAACAACTACAGTCTGCGCCTGCAGCAAGAAGAACACTATGCCGGCCAAACCAATGCCGTCCTCTTAAAAGGGACGGACGCCAACGGCCTCACGCTGCCAGACGCCCGGGTAGAACTGGTGGTCCTGACAACGGCCGTGAAGCAGAGCCAACTCCCTTCGCAGTTCATTCCAGACACGCTGTGGCAGCACAAACAAGCCTTGAACCAGAACGGCGAAACCACCATCCCCCTGCCGCCTACCATCTTCCCGAAGGCGGGCATTACCTACAAAGTACAAGCGGCTTTTTTGAACGCCAGCAATGAGCGCAGCACCAAAGGCGCCACCGGCGAATATTTTTACCAACAGGGCCACTTTAGGCTCACCCTAAAACAAGACAGCCTTTTAGCCGAGTACCTGGAAGGTGAGAAAAGCCTCACCAAACAGGCCATTCTGGAAATAGAGGGCAAGGATGAGGAAACATTTAAAACACAGCTTCTCCAGCTGCCTGCCTTGGTACCGCTTCATCCGTATGCCCGCGCCTATCTTTTGAAATCTGTCACCCCATCTCCTGCTTTGTCTAAGCATTCTGATTACCTGGACTTGGAGGACGAGCAGGACCAGGTGCAGTTCTACATAGACCGGAAATTAGACTCCTTACACTTGGTTTTAAACAATCCGCGCGGCTTGCCCTTCTGGTATTTCATTTACCGCAAGAACGCCCTCGTTTCCAGAGGGCAGGGCACCCAGCAAGAATGGACTAAAACATTACCATTACACGGCGAAGAACCTTTTTACGTGTCTCTGCAATATGCTTGGGCCGGCCAGATACAGCAAAAAGAGCTGGGTGCACCCTTCCCCAAGCAGGAACTGACGGTAGCACTGCAGGCCCCTCCGGTGGTGTACCCGGGTCAGCAGACGTCCATTACCTTGGAGGTAAAAGACGCCAAAGGAAAACCTGCTTCTAATGTAGACCTCACTGCGTATGCCCTTACCTCTAAGTTTAAAAATACCTCGCCGCCCACGGTGCCTTTCTACGGGTTTTACAAGGGCCGCAAGAGTCTCAGCGAGTTTAAGCTTACGCCATTAGATGACCAAACGCTGGAGCATAGCACCTTGCTCTCCTGGCAGGCCTGGCACCAAAAACTAGGCCTGGACAGTCTGATCTACTACCAGGCCTTGTACCCGGCACAGGGCCAGTTCACCCATTACAGTTCCACCAAAGACAGCCTCACCCAGTTGGCCCCGTTCGTGGTGGACTCGGGTAGATTGGTGCCCGTGCATGTAGTGTACCTGGACCAGGTGCCGGTGTACTTTTCAGGTAACGGGGTGGACGCTCCCTATTCGTTTGCGACAACAGCAGGCTACCATACCCTCAAACTCCGGACGGCCAGACACATCATCACCCTGGACAGCGTGTACCTGCGAGAGCGGCAGAAACTGACCTTGGTGATAGACCAGCGCAAAAATCAGAATCTGTTGAAAGAAGCATCAAAAGGGAAATTCACCGACCTGGAGAGAAACAACCTTAGCCAGTACCTATTTGAAGTGGAGAAGACGCCACACCGCGGACTGGTATATCTACAACAAGGCAATCAGGTACAAAGGCTGCCTATGCATGATTCACGTGGGTACATGCCTTATTATGCTAACCAGCGGTACGGCTCTGTCCTGGTCGGCCCTTTCAGGCCAGATACCATGCGGTTCAAGGAACTGGGGCATTTCTCTACCGTTTTCACCCCAGAGCCTAACTTCCTGTATCGGTTTGAGCCAGGCCTCCTGAAGATGCGAGAAAGACAAATCCTGCATCCCTCCTATGGGCTTTCCTTAGGATATGAGACCTTGAGCAACCAGATTCTAATCCAGGAGGCGCTTACCGAGAAGAAACTAAAAGCAGTCTGGGAAAAGCAGGAAGAAGCCTTCTGGCAAGATAGAATCTATTCCTTCAACCCCAGGTACTCCTCTCCGCCCGGCAAAGGCAAGCTGGTGTGGCGCTTTGACTCAACGTTTATCAGAAAAGCCAACCCAGAACTGGTATTTTTGTACAAGGCAGGCGCACCCGTAGACTCCATCCAGATTTTTGCGGGCACTACCACTACCCTCAACGCCGTGGCTCCCGGCACCTACACCTTAACGCTGGCCTACCCAGACAGACAGCAGCTTTCTACGCAGTTAAGCATTCAGGCCAACGGCGCGCTGCATCTAACCTTTACCTCGGCCCAGGTGAAACCCGCCATTGCGCAAAGCAAAGCCCTGGAGAAAGTAGTACAGCAACGCATTCTCAAAGAGCAACAAAGACAAACCGAAGCCACCCAACCAGCTCCGCCTACCGTGCCTGTGACCACAGCACTCACAGACGGGTCTAGCAGCTACTCTTTCCAGGTGCGGGGCACGGTGGTAGACAAGGAGTCCGGCGATCCCCTGCCCGGCGTCACTGTGTTGGTAAAAGGCACCACTGTAGGCGCCGCCACTGACATTAATGGCGAATACACGATTTATGCCCCCTCTTTGGGCACGCTCGTCTTTTCTTACATAGGGTATGTTCAACAACAAATTGGAATTAAAGGCGAAAGCAGAATAAATGCCGCGTTGGCAGGTGATACCAGGCAATTGCAAGAGGTAGTGGTAACCGCCTACGGTGAATCAAGGGAGAAACGAACCCTTTCTGCATCAGTGGCTACCGTTAATAATCAATTGCAGGGACAAGTTGCCGGGGTACGGGTTACCGGAGGCATCCAAGAAATAAGAGGAATATCCAGCATGTATGGCAACAAAGCCGCCAACGCGCTTATCATAGTAGACGGGCTTCCGTTTAGCGGTGAATTGAAAGACATTGACCCGCAGTCCATCGCCTCCATGACCACTTTGCAGGGAACAGACGCCACTAGTCTGTATGGAGCAGCTGGGCAGAACGGTATCATTCTCATCACCACCAAAAACGGCCTAAAAACCGCTAATAACATGCAAAACACCGCCCATTCAGACCAAAGCTCTGAAGAAGCAGACGAAGCCTCCATTAGAAGTTATTTCTCTGACTACGCTTTCTGGCAGCCCCGCCTGGCTACTGATCGTCAGGGCAAAGTGACCTTCCCGGTCACGTTCCCCGACAATGTGACCAGCTGGAACGCCTACGTGCTGGCCATGGACAGCAAGAAAAGAAGCGGCAGCACCAGCACCCAAATCAAATCCTTCAAAGCCATGATGGCCACCTTGAGCGGCCCCCGTTTCTTGATAGAAGGAGACCGAAGCCAGCTGGTGGGCAAAGCCGTGAATTACCTACCAGACACAGCTACAGTGCAGGTGCGGTTTTCCCTGAACGGCAAAGACCTGATGCAGAAAGAAGTGAAATTGGGCAGGCTGCACACAGATTCCTTGTGGATAGAGGCGCCGGCCATTGCCCCAGATTCGGTGGAGTCCTTGTTTATGGTTCGGCAGGCGAATGGTTACGCAGACGGAGAGCGGCGGCAAATTGTCGTATACAAGAAAGGCGTGGTGGAGCGCACCGCCCAATTCCTTTCCCTGCCCACAGACACTACGCTAACATTGACTTTTGATGCCCGCAAAGGCCCGGTGCGGCTCTATGCCCAGAGCAATCTGGTACAGGTCATGCAGGACGAGATCAACTATCTGCACCGCAACGAGTACTGGTGCAATGAGCAAGCCGCCTCTAAACTGAAAGGCCTCCTCTGGAAGAAACGTATACAGGAAGGACAAGGCCAACCTTTTGCCCATGACCGCATGGTACGCCGCCTGATAAAGCACCTGGAGAAAACCCAACAGCCAGACGGTGCGTGGAGCTGGTGGACCAAAGGCCCTACGCATGTATGGATAAGTCAGCACGCCACCCAAGCCCTAATCATGGCGCAGCAAGAAACCTATGCCACCAACTTCAAGAAAGAACCGCTTATAGAGCAACTCACCTACCTGGTAGAAAGCAAAAACGGTCAGGATAAGGTAAGAGCGCTGGAAACCCTCTATCTCTTAAAAGCCAAAGTAGATTTTGCGGCCTACATCCCTAAGCTGGAGAAACAGACCGGGATTACACTAGAAGAGCAGTTGCGGCTCACGCGCCTGAGACAGCAATTAAACATGCCAGCGCCGCTAGACACCCTGCAGAAGTACCGCCAAACCACCATGTTGGGCGGTGTGTATTGGGGCAAGGAAAATAGCAGCCTCTTTGACAACCACATCTCCAACACATTGTTGGCCTATGACATCTTAAAAGCCACCGGCAACCACTCAAAAGACTTGCGTTCCATACAGGCCTACCTGCTCAATGAGCGCAGAACCGGCCACTGGCGCAATACTTATGAGTCGGCGAGGGTACTGGAAACCCTGCTGCCAGATCTGGTGAAGGACAAAACACCTTTGCAACAAAACCAGGTACAGCTGGCAGGCCCGCTTCAGGGCACGTTCACTCGCTTCCCGGTAGATACCACGTTCACGCCCGGCCAGCCGCTCACATTGCGCAAGCAAGGCAGCCTGCCCTTGTACCTGAGCGTGTCACAGGACCAGTGGGTGGCCCAACCGGCGCGGGTAGACAAGGATTTTGTGGTACGCACCTCGTTTGCCAATTCTAAAACCGCAACAGCTACTCTGGAGGCAGGCAAACCAGTAGAGTTGCAGGTAGAGGTAGAAGTGAAAGGAGACGCGTCTTACGTGATGATAGAAGTACCCATTCCGGCGGGTTGCTCTTATGACGCCAAAACCACTTGGGGCCGTAATGAATCACACCGCGAATACTTTAGAAACAAGGTGGCCATTTTCTCGGACCATCTTAAGAAAGGTAAATACACGTTCACCATCCAACTGCTGCCGCGCTATAAAGGTACCTACACGGTAAACCCGGCCAAGGCCGAGCTCATGTACTTCCCCACTTTCTTTGGTAGGGAAGGAGTGAAGACAGTGGAAGTAAAGTAG